One region of Chitinophaga varians genomic DNA includes:
- a CDS encoding M1 family metallopeptidase, with product MKRCLNVLLLLAVTTMAAQAQQLYEPRNIRKAYENKTRSRSGNPGPNYWQNKGRYDIHLTVNPPSPVVYGRESITYINNSPDALETLVLDLIGNQHKPQSPRSGYVSKDYLSAGMVIDTLVINGKTVAYNNDNGTVGTVSLPSPLASKDSLQMQISWHHELSVESGREGIIDSTTYFLAYYYPRVAVYDDYNGWNMLQHLGRAEFYNDFSDYTVAVKVPKNFVVWGTGNLLNAAEVLQPEYAARLKTSYSSDAVMHIATREEMLAGKVTRQQDWNTWKFSYNDIVDVTLGLSNHYVWDAASVMVDSTTRRRSSIQAAYNDTAYDFRQSVAFAHTALSYFSHRWPGVPYPYPVMTAFQGYADMEYPMMVNDGSLGQDLDFAQLLQDHEMAHTYFPFYMGINESRYAYMDEGWATTFEYFVRIHEKGKASADDFYKKFRVARYIGDPSAEEDQPIITMSNQVTGDGYSVNSYGKASLSYLAVKDLLGDALFRKCLHTYMDKWHGKHPIPWDFFYCFNAAAGQDLNWFWQNWFFSNNYIDLKLESVLAKGKTATLHISNEGGFAIPFDVVVNYTDGTKSTVHQTPAVWKKNPRTLQLTVPANKAVASISLDGNLFMDATPDNNTWKSKL from the coding sequence ATGAAAAGATGTTTAAACGTCCTGTTATTACTGGCTGTTACAACGATGGCTGCACAGGCACAACAATTGTACGAACCACGTAACATCAGGAAGGCGTATGAGAATAAAACCCGCTCCCGTAGCGGTAATCCCGGTCCCAACTATTGGCAGAACAAAGGACGGTACGATATTCATCTTACTGTTAATCCTCCTTCTCCGGTGGTATATGGCAGGGAATCCATCACCTATATCAACAACAGTCCGGACGCACTGGAAACGCTTGTGCTCGATCTGATTGGTAATCAACACAAGCCACAATCACCCCGCTCGGGATATGTCAGCAAAGATTACCTGTCTGCCGGTATGGTGATCGACACACTGGTGATCAATGGCAAAACGGTTGCATACAACAATGACAACGGCACTGTAGGCACCGTATCACTGCCATCACCGCTGGCATCGAAAGACAGCCTGCAAATGCAGATCAGCTGGCACCATGAACTGTCAGTGGAAAGCGGGCGGGAAGGCATTATCGACAGTACCACCTATTTTCTTGCCTACTATTATCCGCGTGTTGCCGTATACGATGACTACAACGGCTGGAACATGCTGCAACATCTGGGGCGCGCTGAGTTCTACAATGATTTCAGTGACTATACAGTAGCGGTAAAAGTGCCGAAGAACTTTGTGGTATGGGGCACGGGCAACCTGTTGAACGCTGCGGAAGTACTGCAACCGGAATATGCGGCCCGGCTGAAAACATCCTACAGCAGCGATGCCGTCATGCACATCGCCACCCGCGAAGAAATGCTGGCCGGAAAAGTGACCCGTCAGCAGGACTGGAATACCTGGAAGTTCAGTTACAACGATATCGTGGACGTAACCCTGGGCCTTAGCAACCACTATGTATGGGACGCTGCCAGCGTGATGGTGGACAGCACCACACGCCGCCGCTCCAGCATACAGGCGGCCTACAATGATACGGCCTATGACTTCCGCCAGTCGGTGGCCTTTGCGCATACGGCTTTGTCATATTTCTCGCATCGCTGGCCAGGCGTACCTTATCCTTATCCGGTGATGACTGCCTTCCAGGGATATGCGGACATGGAATACCCGATGATGGTCAACGACGGCTCATTGGGACAGGACCTTGATTTTGCACAACTGCTGCAGGACCACGAAATGGCGCACACCTATTTCCCTTTCTATATGGGCATCAATGAAAGCCGCTATGCTTATATGGATGAAGGATGGGCCACTACGTTCGAATATTTTGTACGCATACACGAAAAAGGAAAAGCCAGCGCGGACGACTTCTATAAAAAGTTCCGCGTGGCCCGCTACATCGGCGACCCGTCCGCGGAAGAAGACCAACCCATCATTACCATGTCCAACCAGGTGACGGGCGACGGTTACTCTGTCAACTCCTACGGTAAAGCCTCACTGTCCTATCTGGCGGTGAAAGACCTGTTGGGAGACGCCCTGTTCCGCAAATGCCTGCACACCTATATGGACAAATGGCATGGCAAACACCCTATTCCATGGGATTTTTTCTATTGCTTCAATGCTGCGGCCGGACAAGACCTTAACTGGTTCTGGCAGAACTGGTTCTTCAGCAATAACTATATCGATCTGAAACTGGAAAGTGTGCTGGCCAAAGGAAAAACAGCCACGCTCCACATCAGCAACGAAGGTGGTTTTGCTATTCCATTTGACGTTGTAGTGAACTATACTGATGGCACCAAATCGACAGTGCATCAAACACCGGCGGTGTGGAAGAAAAATCCGCGTACGCTGCAATTAACGGTGCCGGCAAACAAAGCAGTGGCCTCCATCTCGCTGGACGGCAATCTCTTTATGGATGCCACACCGGACAACAACACCTGGAAAAGCAAGCTGTAA
- a CDS encoding cytochrome-c peroxidase has product MILSGLLLMMIVMTAQMPARRVPVPVTLSWPDYFGNRVFLPAGNPATEEGIALGRRLFYEKALSATGQMSCATCHQQAKAFTDGERFSAGADGVLQPRNTMSLANLLWVRQLFWDGRAGSLEEQATIPLTAPHEMGQSLQMSAAKLQQTPRYPALFRQAFGSDTITADGIVKALAQFERTLISANSRYDQYLQGKYQPSAAEGNGITLFYANNDPVRGTRGAGCAHCHGGPKTYSDLFHNNGLDSLPADAGRQQITGQAYDKGRFRVATLRNIALTAPYMHDGRFPDLESVIDHYSEHVVHSGTLSPFLQQPLLLTSQEKKDLLAFLHMLTDSTFITDPRFSNPFDNN; this is encoded by the coding sequence ATGATATTATCAGGACTGTTGCTGATGATGATCGTCATGACCGCGCAGATGCCTGCCAGGCGCGTGCCTGTGCCGGTAACCCTGTCGTGGCCGGATTATTTCGGTAACCGGGTGTTTTTGCCTGCCGGCAACCCGGCTACGGAAGAAGGGATAGCGCTGGGCCGCCGTTTGTTTTACGAAAAGGCGTTGTCTGCCACCGGGCAGATGAGCTGCGCCACGTGCCACCAGCAGGCAAAAGCTTTCACCGATGGTGAACGTTTCAGCGCCGGCGCCGATGGTGTGCTGCAACCCCGCAATACCATGTCGCTTGCCAACCTGCTGTGGGTACGGCAACTTTTCTGGGACGGCCGCGCCGGCAGCCTGGAAGAGCAGGCGACGATACCGCTCACAGCCCCTCATGAAATGGGACAGTCACTGCAAATGTCCGCCGCTAAACTGCAACAAACGCCACGTTATCCTGCGCTGTTCCGCCAGGCCTTTGGCTCCGACACTATTACAGCTGACGGCATCGTGAAAGCGCTAGCACAGTTCGAACGCACGCTCATTTCGGCCAACTCCCGCTATGATCAGTATCTACAGGGGAAATACCAGCCGTCTGCTGCTGAAGGCAACGGTATCACACTGTTCTATGCCAATAATGATCCGGTGCGCGGTACCCGCGGGGCCGGCTGCGCACATTGCCATGGTGGCCCTAAAACGTATAGCGACCTGTTTCACAACAATGGGCTGGACAGTCTCCCTGCTGATGCAGGCCGGCAGCAGATCACCGGGCAGGCATATGATAAAGGCCGTTTCAGGGTGGCCACGCTGCGTAATATCGCCCTTACAGCACCGTATATGCATGACGGCCGTTTTCCCGACCTGGAAAGTGTGATCGATCATTACAGCGAACACGTGGTCCATAGCGGGACACTAAGCCCCTTTTTGCAACAGCCGCTGCTACTGACTTCGCAGGAAAAAAAGGACCTACTGGCCTTCCTGCATATGCTCACGGATTCAACGTTTATTACAGACCCGCGCTTTTCCAACCCTTTTGATAACAATTAA
- a CDS encoding OmpA family protein — MKKAILLLGICAVASTTQAQLFDRIKNKVQQKVNEKIDKTIDDVTAPKKKGDQGTTDSGNTTSGETTNTTPAADNSGTANTDIKSYSRFDFVPGEKIIMHENFAQDAVGEFPGQWNTRSGAEIVTVSNRPGKWLAMKQDGTFYPEYLTSNLPDNFTLQVDVMASNGIAGIGMLTISMLKAANANEKFDLATDNQVSAPSFKVSLAPKSSGDGFFRYSSNVIGSNTINGMPVFNVPKKNYVRVSLWRQKQRVRVYLDSTKILDLPRALDAGTILNTLAFNAYAPDYDKKDGTFYISNITLAVGAPDTRNKLMTEGKFISHGILFDTNSDQIKPESYGALKDIANVLTENAAVKVKIVGHTDADGNDKLNLDLSKRRADAVKAALGKDFGIDVARLETDGKGKTQPIDNNNTEVGKANNRRVEFIKL, encoded by the coding sequence ATGAAAAAGGCAATTCTGTTGCTCGGTATCTGCGCCGTGGCAAGTACTACACAGGCCCAGTTATTTGACCGCATCAAAAATAAGGTACAGCAGAAAGTCAATGAGAAAATCGACAAAACCATTGACGACGTTACCGCCCCCAAAAAGAAAGGCGACCAGGGCACTACCGACTCCGGCAACACCACCTCCGGAGAAACCACCAATACCACGCCGGCAGCCGATAACAGCGGCACTGCCAATACAGATATCAAGTCCTATTCCCGGTTTGATTTTGTACCGGGAGAAAAAATCATCATGCACGAGAATTTCGCGCAGGACGCCGTGGGCGAATTTCCCGGCCAGTGGAACACCCGTTCCGGCGCAGAGATCGTGACGGTGAGCAACCGGCCCGGTAAATGGCTGGCCATGAAACAGGACGGCACCTTCTACCCCGAGTACTTGACCAGCAACCTGCCGGACAACTTCACGCTGCAGGTGGACGTGATGGCCAGCAACGGCATAGCAGGCATCGGCATGCTGACCATCAGCATGCTCAAAGCCGCCAATGCCAATGAAAAATTTGACCTGGCCACTGACAATCAGGTCTCAGCGCCTTCCTTTAAAGTAAGCCTGGCGCCTAAATCGTCCGGAGATGGCTTCTTCCGTTATTCCTCCAATGTGATCGGCAGCAATACTATTAATGGTATGCCGGTGTTCAACGTACCGAAGAAAAACTATGTGCGCGTTTCGCTCTGGCGCCAGAAACAACGGGTACGCGTATACCTGGACAGTACCAAAATACTGGACCTGCCACGCGCACTGGATGCCGGCACTATACTCAATACCCTCGCCTTTAACGCGTATGCGCCCGACTATGACAAAAAGGACGGTACTTTTTACATCAGCAATATTACCCTGGCAGTAGGTGCACCGGACACCCGCAACAAGCTGATGACCGAAGGCAAGTTCATCTCCCATGGTATCCTGTTCGATACCAACAGCGATCAGATCAAACCGGAGTCTTACGGCGCGCTGAAAGATATCGCCAATGTGCTCACGGAAAATGCAGCCGTAAAAGTGAAAATTGTAGGCCATACAGATGCAGACGGCAACGACAAACTGAACCTGGACCTTTCCAAACGCCGCGCTGACGCTGTAAAGGCAGCCCTGGGCAAAGATTTCGGCATCGATGTGGCGCGACTGGAAACAGACGGCAAAGGTAAAACCCAGCCTATCGATAATAACAACACCGAAGTAGGCAAGGCCAACAACCGCAGGGTAGAATTTATCAAATTATAA
- a CDS encoding FecR family protein produces MDQHHDTFDQAALILRCLRGEATSAEQQQLQIWLAADPRHEALYRDLQDPEQLAAGIAFQETIDVQADWEAVQARISTPPPVRRPVWIKLAAWTAAAAAVVTGIVWLYSRPENSRDARIVADQSHTFRNDVLPGGNQAVLQLGNGKTVTLGSNGSQTITEADGTTIQRGNGSLVYTDASDSATTSLYNTLTTNRAGQYQLTLEDGTKVWLNAASSLTFPVHFNGAERKVALTGEGYFEVAANARQPFKVTVNGVDVLVLGTSFNIGAYDHTVNTTLVSGAVKVQLPGKRSWQLVPGQQARVQHEQVSITYADTEKAIAWKEGIFYFKDDDLRDIMEQVARWYDLELDFKGPLPTGKISGNISRQARLSQVLEMLNYVSGAHFDIRGRKVSVGL; encoded by the coding sequence ATGGACCAACATCACGATACTTTTGACCAAGCCGCGCTGATATTGCGTTGCCTGCGCGGAGAAGCCACCAGCGCCGAACAGCAACAGCTGCAAATATGGCTGGCGGCAGATCCGCGTCACGAAGCGTTGTACCGTGACCTGCAAGACCCGGAGCAACTGGCCGCCGGTATTGCCTTCCAGGAAACGATAGACGTACAGGCCGACTGGGAGGCTGTGCAGGCACGCATTTCCACGCCGCCGCCTGTCCGCAGGCCGGTATGGATAAAACTGGCCGCATGGACCGCCGCCGCTGCCGCAGTGGTCACCGGCATTGTATGGTTGTATTCCCGCCCGGAAAACAGCAGGGACGCCCGGATTGTAGCAGACCAATCGCACACTTTCCGTAACGACGTGCTGCCCGGCGGCAACCAGGCCGTATTACAACTGGGCAACGGCAAAACAGTGACCTTGGGCAGTAATGGCAGCCAGACCATCACCGAAGCCGATGGCACCACTATTCAGCGGGGCAATGGCAGTCTTGTTTATACAGATGCCAGCGACAGCGCCACCACCAGCCTATACAATACGCTGACCACCAACAGGGCCGGGCAATACCAGCTAACGCTGGAAGACGGCACCAAAGTATGGCTCAATGCCGCGTCCTCCCTCACTTTCCCTGTTCATTTCAACGGGGCAGAGCGGAAAGTGGCCCTTACCGGCGAAGGATATTTTGAAGTGGCAGCCAATGCCCGTCAGCCTTTTAAAGTGACTGTCAACGGCGTGGACGTGCTGGTACTGGGGACCAGCTTCAATATCGGGGCCTATGACCATACCGTCAACACCACACTGGTCAGCGGGGCCGTTAAAGTACAGTTGCCCGGCAAACGGTCCTGGCAGCTTGTACCCGGCCAGCAGGCCCGTGTACAGCATGAGCAGGTGTCCATCACCTATGCCGATACCGAAAAAGCCATCGCCTGGAAAGAAGGCATCTTTTATTTTAAAGACGATGATCTCCGCGACATCATGGAGCAGGTGGCCCGCTGGTACGACCTGGAGCTGGACTTCAAAGGCCCGCTGCCCACCGGAAAAATCAGCGGCAACATCAGCAGGCAGGCAAGACTGTCACAAGTACTGGAGATGCTGAATTATGTAAGCGGCGCCCATTTTGATATCCGGGGCCGTAAAGTTAGCGTAGGCCTATAA
- a CDS encoding alpha/beta hydrolase codes for MKKFLISCLLLGSIMVAKAQQTPFVLGVTDKITSRELGESRTLNIYLPEGYSKDTATYPVVYLLDGSANEDFIHVSGLVQYLTMIRFMPPVILVGIANVDRKRDFTFPTTIAEDKKAYPTTGGSAKFIAFLEKDLQPYISKHYRVRPNRTLVGQSLGGLLAAEVLLRRPSLFEQYAIISPSFWWSNQSLLTEAPALLQANLKQPVSVYLSVGEEGAVMKNDATRFAGILAAANPQLVSAKYVPMPAENHLTILHRSLYGGLDTLFHKMVPPAKQ; via the coding sequence ATGAAGAAATTTTTAATCAGCTGCCTGTTACTGGGCAGCATTATGGTGGCAAAGGCCCAGCAAACCCCTTTTGTGCTTGGTGTAACTGATAAAATAACCTCGCGCGAGCTTGGAGAATCCAGAACATTAAATATCTATCTGCCGGAAGGCTACAGTAAAGACACGGCTACCTATCCGGTGGTGTATCTGTTGGATGGATCGGCCAATGAGGACTTTATACATGTGTCGGGCCTGGTGCAGTACCTGACCATGATCCGTTTTATGCCGCCGGTGATATTGGTAGGTATCGCCAATGTGGACCGTAAACGGGACTTCACTTTCCCGACCACGATTGCGGAAGATAAAAAAGCCTATCCCACTACCGGTGGTTCGGCGAAGTTTATCGCTTTCCTGGAGAAAGACCTGCAGCCTTATATTTCGAAGCATTACCGTGTAAGGCCCAACCGTACGCTGGTAGGGCAGTCGCTGGGTGGTTTGCTGGCGGCGGAAGTGCTGTTGCGCCGTCCTTCGCTCTTTGAGCAGTATGCCATCATCAGCCCCAGCTTCTGGTGGAGCAACCAGTCACTGCTGACGGAAGCGCCGGCACTGTTGCAGGCGAACCTGAAGCAGCCGGTCAGTGTGTACTTGTCCGTAGGAGAGGAAGGCGCTGTGATGAAAAATGACGCTACCCGTTTTGCGGGGATACTGGCGGCGGCCAATCCGCAGCTGGTCAGCGCAAAGTACGTGCCTATGCCGGCAGAGAACCATCTCACGATACTGCACCGCAGCCTCTATGGCGGGCTGGACACACTGTTCCACAAGATGGTGCCGCCTGCTAAGCAATAA
- a CDS encoding RNA polymerase sigma-70 factor, producing the protein MSMQSDTLEPASLFKAYYQRLCYFAFQFTGDKDQARDIAQEAFVSYLGQRGQVAPHPVAIRNFLYTTVRHACLNLLRHEKVVEKFAASQPVPPSDDATVVLTMIRSEVLGEINRVLQTLPEACQEIIRLGYIEGLKNQEIAQQLNISINTVKTQKKRGLHLLRQRLNPEIYSLLFL; encoded by the coding sequence ATGTCTATGCAATCAGATACACTGGAGCCAGCCAGTCTTTTTAAAGCCTACTACCAGCGGCTGTGTTATTTTGCCTTCCAGTTTACGGGAGACAAAGACCAGGCGCGCGATATTGCACAGGAAGCCTTTGTCAGCTACCTGGGACAACGCGGGCAGGTAGCGCCTCACCCCGTGGCCATCAGGAATTTTCTGTACACCACCGTCCGCCATGCCTGTCTGAACCTTTTACGCCATGAAAAAGTAGTGGAGAAATTTGCCGCTTCGCAGCCTGTTCCTCCGTCCGATGACGCCACCGTGGTATTGACCATGATCCGGTCTGAGGTACTGGGAGAAATTAATCGTGTACTACAGACACTTCCTGAAGCATGTCAGGAAATCATCCGCCTTGGTTATATAGAAGGCCTGAAAAACCAGGAGATCGCCCAACAGCTGAACATCAGCATCAATACCGTCAAAACGCAGAAGAAGCGGGGCCTTCACCTGCTACGGCAACGGCTGAACCCTGAAATTTACAGCCTGCTTTTCCTTTAA
- a CDS encoding molybdopterin-dependent oxidoreductase has product MIKNCFLGLLLLTGTTSMAQQKPAVKVSGEVTRPLTLYPENLRQMKRTTVSLKDRDGNDHAYTGVPVQEILELAGVTTGKTLRGENLSKYLLVRCADGYEVLFSLAELDSSFTERVVILADESGGQPLPAGKGPFRLVVPGEKKPARSSFQVTDMIIRFAKD; this is encoded by the coding sequence ATGATAAAAAACTGTTTTTTAGGACTGCTGCTGCTCACAGGTACAACCTCCATGGCTCAACAAAAACCGGCAGTGAAAGTATCCGGAGAGGTAACCCGTCCGTTGACGCTCTATCCTGAAAACCTGCGCCAGATGAAACGCACCACGGTTTCCCTGAAAGACCGCGATGGTAACGATCACGCCTATACCGGCGTGCCTGTGCAGGAAATCCTGGAACTGGCAGGTGTTACTACCGGTAAAACGTTAAGAGGGGAAAACCTCAGCAAATACCTGTTGGTACGGTGTGCCGATGGTTATGAGGTGCTGTTCTCGCTGGCGGAACTGGACAGCAGTTTTACAGAAAGGGTGGTGATACTGGCAGATGAATCCGGCGGACAACCGCTGCCCGCCGGAAAGGGGCCCTTCAGATTGGTAGTACCCGGAGAAAAGAAACCTGCACGCAGCAGTTTCCAGGTAACGGACATGATTATACGCTTCGCAAAAGACTGA
- a CDS encoding T9SS type A sorting domain-containing protein, giving the protein MKKTFTVLSGLLLAYASSQGQYITTWMGNNFSDVNKHVGNCARSMWVSPQGVVYTSSGWDEKGRNIGIYQNGNTLGSMGGNKESQGCAIGGDDTYIFTAQETPNNGKVGRYNRATKVRDLLFTVNTGTNDAVPGIAVSYGRVYTSDLVNNMIKVFTTGGVAIRQWSVATPGALAIDSSGHLWVAQLNSGTVASFDTTGVAGPVITLGTTARPSALYADSARGQLLIGDQGPDMQIKIYSNLTGTPVPSGTFGVQGGYLDQSTALRGTVGDKRFTRVVGIGRDAADNLYVLNNPWGGTWDLGRNGATDIHCYNSAGNLQWTLQALNFEGNASADAGSDGTYFYSGNILYSYTGTDGGTYVANTVDPYRYPLDARIQMTDHGRGEHFGHLANVNGHKILIANNQNADVFYRYYFNEATDGHIAIPLDTISKVRNGFCLDSIGDVWISQDKTNAIQHYPLTSFAANGKPIYGPVVSTPTPTSIMPLNRIEYVPASDMMVLAGGNTDWTLIGNRIEVYRGWKTGNRTPNLVITLSRAQAKSMSAAGNYLFVGYYAIPDIDVFDLSSGALVLTMNSSNPAVYVGNDVDSQYGIKAYHRTTGEYLITKDDYNANKVVLYRWTPAPPPPGSDSTAATSAMLTRNAGAAFKVFPNPVDKTLYIDLKQSVSKGFKLDIFDFTGKTVKTIQAANAGAITADVANLMPGSYVLRITDAASSKVIGQQKFIKL; this is encoded by the coding sequence ATGAAAAAAACATTTACCGTATTATCAGGCCTGCTGCTGGCATATGCCAGCAGCCAGGGCCAGTATATCACCACCTGGATGGGCAACAATTTCTCTGATGTCAACAAACATGTGGGCAACTGTGCCCGCTCTATGTGGGTATCTCCGCAGGGCGTGGTATATACTTCTTCCGGCTGGGATGAAAAAGGCCGTAACATCGGTATCTACCAAAACGGCAACACCCTTGGCTCCATGGGCGGCAACAAAGAATCGCAGGGCTGCGCCATCGGCGGTGACGATACCTATATCTTCACCGCACAGGAAACACCCAACAACGGTAAAGTGGGACGCTACAACCGCGCCACCAAAGTGCGCGACCTGCTCTTTACCGTAAATACCGGCACCAACGACGCCGTGCCAGGCATTGCCGTATCCTATGGACGTGTATACACCAGCGATCTTGTCAACAACATGATCAAGGTATTCACTACCGGCGGTGTGGCCATCAGGCAATGGTCCGTAGCTACGCCTGGCGCGCTGGCCATCGACAGCAGCGGCCACCTGTGGGTGGCACAGCTCAACAGCGGCACCGTGGCCAGCTTTGACACTACCGGTGTAGCCGGTCCCGTTATCACGCTGGGCACTACCGCGCGGCCTTCGGCCCTGTATGCCGACAGTGCCCGCGGCCAGCTGCTGATCGGCGACCAGGGACCGGACATGCAGATCAAAATTTACAGCAACCTAACGGGAACGCCTGTACCGTCGGGTACCTTCGGCGTACAGGGCGGATACCTGGACCAGTCCACCGCCCTGCGCGGCACCGTGGGCGACAAACGTTTCACCCGAGTAGTAGGCATTGGCCGGGATGCGGCAGACAACCTCTATGTGCTCAACAACCCGTGGGGAGGCACATGGGACCTGGGCCGCAACGGCGCCACTGATATCCACTGCTACAACAGTGCCGGCAACCTTCAATGGACATTACAGGCGCTCAACTTTGAAGGCAACGCTTCTGCCGACGCCGGCAGCGACGGCACCTACTTCTACAGTGGCAACATCCTCTACTCCTATACCGGTACCGACGGCGGCACTTATGTGGCCAACACCGTAGATCCCTACCGCTATCCGCTGGACGCCCGCATACAAATGACGGACCACGGCAGGGGCGAACATTTCGGGCATCTCGCCAATGTGAACGGCCATAAAATACTCATCGCCAACAACCAGAACGCCGATGTATTTTACCGCTACTACTTTAATGAAGCGACGGACGGCCACATTGCCATTCCGTTAGACACCATCAGCAAAGTGCGCAACGGCTTCTGCCTCGACTCCATCGGCGATGTATGGATATCGCAGGATAAAACCAATGCCATCCAGCATTATCCGCTGACCAGCTTCGCCGCCAACGGCAAACCCATATACGGACCAGTGGTATCCACGCCAACGCCCACTTCCATTATGCCGTTGAACCGCATTGAATATGTTCCCGCCAGCGATATGATGGTGCTGGCCGGCGGCAACACCGACTGGACACTGATCGGCAACAGGATAGAAGTGTACCGCGGATGGAAAACAGGCAACCGCACCCCTAACCTGGTGATCACGCTGAGCCGTGCGCAGGCCAAATCCATGTCGGCCGCCGGCAACTATCTCTTTGTGGGATACTATGCTATTCCTGATATAGATGTGTTTGACCTCAGCAGCGGCGCACTGGTGCTGACCATGAACAGCAGCAACCCTGCCGTGTATGTGGGCAACGACGTGGATTCACAGTATGGTATCAAAGCCTATCATCGTACCACCGGGGAATACCTGATCACCAAAGATGATTACAACGCCAATAAAGTAGTGCTGTACCGCTGGACACCGGCGCCACCGCCTCCCGGCTCCGACAGCACCGCTGCCACTTCCGCCATGCTCACCCGTAATGCCGGCGCAGCTTTCAAAGTGTTTCCCAATCCTGTAGATAAAACACTGTACATCGACCTGAAACAAAGCGTGTCAAAAGGGTTTAAGCTCGACATCTTTGATTTCACCGGTAAAACCGTAAAAACCATACAGGCTGCCAATGCAGGCGCTATCACCGCCGATGTGGCCAACCTGATGCCCGGCTCCTATGTATTGCGCATCACCGATGCGGCCAGCAGCAAGGTCATAGGGCAACAGAAATTCATCAAGCTATAA
- a CDS encoding alpha/beta hydrolase family protein — MRKFLLCILTLSSLFVAAQSPLPWDLSRLRETPRTYPADSCQVTGFRSFFYEGLPYKSNPTRVFAYYKTPAGTPPPGGWPAVICVHGGGGTAFPAWVQAWVDHGFAAIAMDLEGHLPSGSHPNRPAHAYGGPPRITTFGDIELAKDEQWFYHAVADVSRAMSLLRSFPEIDPQRIGIHGISWGGVITSAVIGIDDRFAFAIPVYGCGYLYQTTAPGFKIHFDAMTPRQLTTYKQQWDPSVYLKNSQAPVLWVTGTNDPAFPLDIWQQSVLTGQGPRLQSLAITSKHGHQWEQPEIFAFARQVVKDTAALPKFTLAADDDGQLAITLPPGHEAARAVMCYTTDTTSWQRKQWLTVPATVHGTKVKAAVPAGTTAFFFNITGKDSLTYSSLVNPVVYRRK; from the coding sequence ATGAGAAAATTCCTGTTATGCATACTGACTTTGAGCAGTCTTTTCGTGGCTGCTCAAAGTCCGCTTCCCTGGGACCTTTCCCGTCTTCGCGAGACACCCCGCACCTATCCTGCCGACTCCTGCCAGGTAACCGGTTTCCGTTCCTTCTTCTACGAAGGCCTTCCTTACAAATCAAATCCCACAAGGGTTTTCGCCTATTATAAAACGCCTGCCGGCACACCGCCGCCGGGAGGATGGCCCGCCGTGATATGTGTACATGGCGGCGGCGGCACTGCCTTTCCCGCATGGGTGCAGGCGTGGGTAGACCATGGTTTCGCCGCCATAGCCATGGACCTGGAAGGACATCTGCCTTCCGGCAGTCATCCCAACAGGCCCGCGCATGCCTATGGCGGCCCGCCGCGTATCACCACCTTCGGCGACATTGAACTGGCCAAAGACGAGCAATGGTTCTATCACGCCGTAGCCGACGTGAGCAGAGCGATGTCACTGCTTCGGTCTTTCCCGGAGATCGATCCCCAACGGATAGGCATACACGGTATTTCCTGGGGCGGCGTGATCACGTCTGCCGTTATCGGGATAGACGACCGTTTCGCCTTTGCCATTCCGGTGTATGGCTGTGGTTACCTCTATCAGACCACCGCCCCCGGTTTTAAAATACATTTTGATGCGATGACGCCCAGGCAGCTGACTACCTACAAACAGCAGTGGGACCCGTCGGTATACCTGAAGAACAGCCAGGCGCCTGTCCTTTGGGTAACGGGCACCAACGATCCCGCTTTTCCGCTGGATATCTGGCAACAGTCGGTCTTAACAGGCCAGGGGCCTCGCCTGCAATCGCTGGCCATCACCAGTAAACATGGCCACCAGTGGGAACAGCCGGAGATATTTGCTTTCGCCCGGCAAGTTGTAAAAGACACTGCAGCACTACCGAAATTTACGCTTGCAGCAGATGATGACGGCCAGCTGGCCATAACACTGCCGCCAGGACATGAAGCTGCACGGGCGGTCATGTGTTATACTACCGACACCACCAGCTGGCAGCGGAAACAGTGGTTGACAGTACCTGCCACGGTACATGGGACAAAAGTAAAAGCGGCAGTACCTGCCGGCACTACCGCTTTCTTTTTTAATATCACCGGTAAGGATTCCCTGACTTACAGTTCGTTGGTGAACCCTGTCGTGTACCGCAGGAAATAA